The following proteins are encoded in a genomic region of Nocardioides conyzicola:
- a CDS encoding LCP family protein, with amino-acid sequence MSKATRHQRRNVLRVILVTELVIALLTGATVVFAYNKVDNRIDTGDDIVHQVAPPKKRALPTSALNILVLGTDTRSCAGCGIDHESGKGGSDLTILLHVAEGRKSAYGISIPRDTLVDRPACTAEDGTAVPAATSVMWNDALAVGGPACTAAQVEAVTGVYIDEYLVIDFAGFKDMVDAIHGVEVCLPAAVDDTEHNIHLDAGTQTLHGEDSLAYVRQRSSTPNSDIGRMRRQQAFIASMLSKVTSAGTLTNPTKVYNFAKAFAGSITTSPELSSVSKLYKLGLSLRGANLDKIRFVTAPTTDFPIDDPNWGRLQFTDAAPALWAKVKKDEPLGTLGKGAISGQNKSGSKAEAATNGLCS; translated from the coding sequence TTGTCGAAGGCGACCCGCCACCAACGGCGCAACGTGCTGCGGGTCATCCTCGTGACCGAGCTCGTCATCGCGCTCCTCACCGGCGCGACCGTGGTGTTCGCGTACAACAAGGTCGACAACCGGATCGACACGGGCGACGACATCGTCCACCAGGTGGCCCCGCCGAAGAAGCGTGCCCTCCCGACCAGTGCCCTCAACATCCTGGTCCTCGGCACGGACACCCGCTCGTGCGCCGGCTGCGGCATCGACCACGAGTCCGGCAAGGGCGGCTCCGACCTGACGATCCTGCTGCACGTCGCCGAGGGCCGGAAGTCGGCGTACGGCATCTCGATCCCCCGCGACACCCTGGTCGACCGACCGGCGTGCACCGCCGAGGACGGCACCGCGGTCCCGGCGGCCACGAGCGTCATGTGGAACGACGCGCTCGCCGTCGGCGGACCGGCGTGCACCGCCGCCCAGGTCGAGGCCGTGACCGGCGTCTACATCGACGAGTACCTCGTGATCGACTTCGCCGGGTTCAAGGACATGGTGGACGCGATCCACGGCGTCGAGGTGTGCCTGCCTGCCGCCGTCGACGACACGGAGCACAACATCCACCTCGACGCCGGCACCCAGACCCTGCACGGCGAGGACTCGCTCGCCTACGTCCGCCAGCGCAGCTCGACGCCCAACTCCGACATCGGCCGGATGCGGCGCCAGCAGGCGTTCATCGCCTCCATGCTGTCGAAGGTGACGTCGGCCGGCACGCTGACCAACCCGACCAAGGTCTACAACTTCGCGAAGGCCTTCGCCGGGTCCATCACCACCAGCCCCGAGCTCTCCAGCGTCAGCAAGCTCTACAAGCTCGGCCTGTCGCTGCGCGGCGCCAACCTGGACAAGATCCGGTTCGTGACCGCGCCCACCACGGACTTCCCGATCGACGACCCCAACTGGGGCCGCCTGCAGTTCACCGACGCCGCTCCGGCGCTGTGGGCGAAGGTGAAGAAGGACGAGCCGCTGGGCACCCTGGGCAAGGGTGCGATCAGCGGTCAGAACAAGAGCGGCTCCAAGGCAGAGGCAGCCACCAACGGCCTCTGCTCCTAG
- a CDS encoding IclR family transcriptional regulator → MDNTSGVGVLDKAALVLTALESGPATLAGLVAGTGLARPTAHRLAVALEHHRLVARDMQGRFVLGPRLAELSAAAGEDRLLATAGPVLARLRDITGESAQLWRRQGEHRVCVAAAERPSGLRDTIPVGSQLTMRAGSAAQVLLAWEDPERMHRGLQNSAFSAAALSGIRRRGWAQSVGEREQGVASVSAPVRSPGGKIIAAVSVSGPLERLSRQPGRMHAPAVLAAAERLSESLRRAAAE, encoded by the coding sequence ATGGACAACACCAGCGGAGTGGGCGTGCTCGACAAGGCCGCCCTCGTGCTCACCGCCCTCGAGTCGGGACCCGCCACCCTCGCGGGCCTGGTCGCCGGCACCGGCCTCGCCCGCCCGACCGCCCACCGGCTGGCCGTGGCGCTCGAGCACCACCGCCTGGTGGCCCGCGACATGCAGGGCCGCTTCGTGCTGGGGCCGCGTCTCGCCGAGCTCTCCGCGGCCGCAGGCGAGGACCGCCTCCTCGCCACCGCCGGACCGGTGCTCGCCCGGCTCCGCGACATCACGGGCGAGTCCGCCCAGCTCTGGCGCCGCCAGGGCGAGCACCGCGTCTGCGTCGCAGCCGCCGAGCGGCCCAGCGGCCTGCGCGACACGATCCCGGTCGGCTCGCAGCTGACCATGCGCGCCGGCTCCGCCGCCCAGGTCCTGCTCGCGTGGGAGGACCCGGAGCGGATGCACCGAGGCCTGCAGAACTCGGCCTTCTCCGCCGCCGCCCTCTCCGGCATCCGTCGTCGCGGCTGGGCCCAGTCGGTCGGCGAGCGCGAGCAGGGTGTCGCGTCGGTCTCGGCGCCGGTCCGCTCCCCCGGCGGCAAGATCATCGCCGCCGTCTCGGTCTCCGGGCCGCTCGAGCGCCTGTCCCGTCAGCCCGGCCGGATGCACGCCCCCGCCGTGCTCGCCGCCGCCGAGCGGCTGTCGGAGTCGCTGCGGCGGGCTGCGGCCGAGTAG
- a CDS encoding acyltransferase family protein, whose protein sequence is MTLTVDRGADRATPPDPAKPGSPPDAGFGKAPRGGRIRRDIEGLRAVATFLVLPYHAGLMLFPGGFVGVDVFFVISGFVITGQLLKEVERDGKVSLLGFYARRAKRLLPASAVVLVATAAMTYLWVPRIKWDVIGGDILSSSLYFVNWRLADRSVDYLAEDVTPSPVQHYWSLAVEEQFYFLWPLLLLAVVLIAARTGIRRNVVLLAGLAAIAVPSLLWSAHQVAVQPERSYFDTSVRIWEFAIGAFVAILIARLDRMPQWLGVGLAWTGLVMVLLAGRLYSTDMTWPGPPALLPTVGAGLIIAGGTAAGRAGPVLLLGNRVMMFFGYLTYSLYLWHWPLLIVAREHFDGISVPVGMGIVVFSIIPAWLTYHLVENPIRGSERLRDSRMALSVGANATLVGAAAGLVLVALFAQASTTSAVVGNARGAAVLSDHPASDAAGRPVAQVTGGITPDPLSAPKDVPDLYAQGCQAAVESAEPVSCSYGDKAADTTIAVVGDSKAAQWVPAFQLLAKQHDWHVVTYTKSACPFVTIETSMNGDVYQTCREWTDNVMAKLTGPGHPDVVVTVGQRSEGVVGGSDGDLELSGDAMQQALVDTWGELDRAGVKVISLADTPQTFMDVYACVDEHSDDLTACTYDRDRGIAASGAPTQEAAAKKADVPFIDLTDFICPTSTCAPVIGNVLVYRQGSHITKTYIETLAPRLDSALERAGVSS, encoded by the coding sequence ATGACCCTGACCGTCGACCGTGGCGCCGACCGCGCCACGCCACCCGACCCGGCGAAGCCGGGGAGCCCGCCGGACGCCGGATTCGGCAAGGCGCCTCGGGGCGGCCGCATCCGACGGGACATCGAAGGCCTGCGGGCGGTCGCGACCTTCCTCGTGCTGCCCTACCACGCCGGGCTGATGCTCTTCCCCGGCGGCTTCGTCGGCGTCGACGTCTTCTTCGTGATCTCCGGGTTCGTGATCACCGGTCAGCTGCTCAAGGAGGTCGAGCGCGACGGCAAGGTCTCGCTGCTCGGGTTCTACGCACGCCGGGCCAAGCGGCTGCTGCCGGCCAGCGCCGTCGTCCTCGTGGCCACCGCGGCGATGACCTATCTGTGGGTGCCCCGGATCAAGTGGGACGTGATCGGCGGCGACATCCTCTCGTCGTCCCTGTACTTCGTGAACTGGCGGCTCGCCGACCGCTCGGTCGACTATCTCGCCGAGGACGTCACGCCGTCCCCTGTCCAGCACTACTGGTCGCTGGCGGTGGAGGAGCAGTTCTACTTCCTGTGGCCGCTGCTGCTGCTCGCCGTCGTGCTGATCGCGGCGCGCACCGGCATCCGCCGCAACGTGGTGCTCCTGGCCGGCCTCGCGGCCATCGCCGTGCCGTCCCTGCTCTGGTCCGCGCACCAGGTGGCGGTCCAGCCGGAGCGGTCCTACTTCGACACCTCGGTGCGGATCTGGGAGTTCGCGATCGGTGCCTTCGTCGCGATCCTGATCGCCCGGCTCGACCGGATGCCGCAGTGGCTCGGCGTGGGGCTGGCGTGGACCGGGCTGGTGATGGTGCTGCTCGCCGGCCGGCTCTACAGCACCGACATGACCTGGCCCGGCCCGCCCGCGTTGCTGCCGACCGTCGGCGCCGGCCTGATCATCGCGGGCGGCACCGCCGCCGGCCGAGCGGGTCCCGTCCTGCTGCTGGGCAACCGGGTGATGATGTTCTTCGGCTACCTGACGTACTCGCTCTACCTCTGGCACTGGCCCCTGCTGATCGTCGCGCGTGAGCACTTCGACGGCATCTCCGTCCCCGTCGGGATGGGGATCGTCGTGTTCTCGATCATCCCGGCCTGGCTGACCTACCACCTCGTCGAGAACCCCATCCGCGGCTCCGAGCGGTTGCGCGACTCCCGCATGGCGCTCAGCGTCGGCGCCAATGCCACGCTCGTCGGCGCCGCCGCCGGGCTGGTCCTGGTCGCGCTCTTCGCCCAGGCGAGCACCACGAGCGCCGTCGTCGGCAACGCCCGCGGCGCGGCCGTGCTGTCGGACCACCCGGCCTCCGACGCCGCCGGGCGCCCGGTCGCCCAGGTCACCGGCGGCATCACCCCGGACCCGCTGAGTGCCCCGAAGGACGTCCCCGACCTGTACGCCCAGGGGTGCCAGGCCGCCGTCGAGTCGGCGGAGCCGGTCTCCTGCAGCTACGGCGACAAGGCCGCGGACACCACGATCGCGGTCGTCGGCGACTCCAAGGCCGCGCAGTGGGTGCCCGCCTTCCAGCTGCTGGCCAAGCAGCACGACTGGCACGTGGTCACCTACACCAAGTCCGCCTGCCCGTTCGTCACGATCGAGACCTCGATGAACGGCGACGTCTACCAGACCTGCCGGGAGTGGACCGACAACGTCATGGCCAAGCTCACGGGCCCGGGCCACCCCGATGTCGTGGTGACGGTCGGCCAGCGCAGCGAGGGCGTGGTCGGTGGCAGCGACGGCGACCTGGAGCTCAGCGGCGACGCCATGCAGCAGGCGCTCGTCGACACCTGGGGCGAGCTCGACCGGGCCGGCGTGAAGGTGATCTCGCTCGCGGACACGCCGCAGACCTTCATGGACGTCTACGCGTGCGTGGACGAGCACTCCGACGACCTGACGGCCTGCACCTACGACCGCGACCGCGGCATCGCCGCGAGCGGTGCACCCACCCAGGAGGCGGCGGCGAAGAAGGCCGACGTGCCCTTCATCGACCTGACCGACTTCATCTGCCCGACCAGCACCTGCGCGCCCGTGATCGGCAACGTGCTCGTCTACCGACAGGGATCCCACATCACCAAGACCTACATCGAGACGCTGGCCCCGCGGCTGGACTCCGCCCTCGAGCGAGCGGGGGTGTCGTCGTGA
- a CDS encoding methylated-DNA--[protein]-cysteine S-methyltransferase — protein MWTEMESPIGPLRIVEQNGAITAIEFSPYRDSTGRVRGAEAPDDPVLAETVRQLTAYFDRDLKEFDLPLGPVGTDFQRRVWDQLLEVGWGETASYGEIAKRLGMTNAASRAVGLANGRNPIPIVIPCHRIIGANGTLTGYAGGLPRKQLLLELEQDALF, from the coding sequence ATGTGGACCGAGATGGAATCCCCGATCGGCCCGTTGCGCATCGTCGAGCAGAACGGTGCGATCACGGCGATCGAGTTCTCCCCCTACCGTGACTCGACCGGACGGGTCCGCGGTGCGGAAGCACCCGACGACCCGGTCCTGGCGGAGACGGTGCGGCAGCTGACGGCGTACTTCGACCGCGACCTCAAGGAGTTCGACCTCCCGCTCGGCCCTGTGGGCACGGACTTCCAGCGACGCGTGTGGGACCAGCTGCTCGAGGTCGGCTGGGGCGAGACCGCGTCGTACGGCGAGATCGCGAAGCGGCTCGGGATGACCAACGCCGCCTCACGCGCGGTCGGCCTCGCCAACGGCAGGAACCCGATCCCGATCGTGATCCCGTGCCACCGGATCATCGGCGCCAACGGCACCCTCACCGGGTACGCCGGCGGCCTGCCCCGCAAGCAGCTCCTGCTCGAGCTCGAGCAGGATGCGCTCTTCTGA
- a CDS encoding glycosyltransferase family 4 protein, whose amino-acid sequence MSVRIRVKRAVRRRAAAVSVVLPSGQGPLWAQSLVGRAHVAEARRKLVADRDPDGALALVAPYLDGSPVASQAWVLSAEVHERAGSLGQALAAARLAARGDGSFGARLVLARLALAAGADDAASAIASLVDTKPRNRAEVAAVLTVLRSAEHADVARFRAHLLEWGLPGFDEEISAVHAELEIVAASTDDVDAVLARTTDRLRQPLPVVARGLDRRRDWQRLADYADRRIAAATSMSQRRAAALELRRAASRALSAGYTEPALRLAGQALARYPDDRFAQETWANAHDQLRVEREGWAAPTPAARPRFEPRPRAVLSVLAQSLPHKSGGYATRSHGILTGLAGLGWDVEAVTRLGFPYDRWSKSDPRRVADHDVVDGIRYHRVLDASVPGPYPQYPLTSYVDRYAAALVAHARRHRPALLHASSFHVNGLAARQAAAQLGVPYVYEMRGLESLMKVSRDPAFAGTDRSRFLETVELASCTGAAKVFVITEALRREMVAQGVPEDKLVVLPNGVHTHLFQPRERDADLERDLGVRGRTVIGYAGGLVDYEGLELLLEAVALLKARRGGDGAPDFHLVVVGDGPHESTVHAAADRLRLGDVVTFTGRVPHEEVGRYLSLFDVTPFPRLPLPVCELISPIKPFESMAMGKAVVVSSVAALTEIVSDGTTGLVFEKGSADDLARVIERLLDDASLRSKLGESARTWVQNERDWSSLVEIVGSTYDQILG is encoded by the coding sequence ATGTCCGTGCGCATCCGGGTGAAGCGGGCCGTACGCCGGCGGGCGGCTGCCGTCTCCGTCGTCCTGCCCTCCGGCCAGGGACCGCTGTGGGCGCAGTCGCTCGTGGGCCGCGCCCACGTCGCCGAGGCTCGCCGCAAGCTGGTCGCCGACCGCGACCCCGACGGGGCCCTGGCACTGGTCGCGCCCTACTTGGACGGCTCGCCCGTCGCCTCGCAGGCATGGGTCCTCTCGGCCGAGGTCCACGAGCGCGCCGGCAGCCTGGGTCAGGCCCTCGCGGCGGCGCGGCTCGCCGCGCGCGGTGACGGGAGCTTCGGTGCTCGTCTCGTCCTGGCCCGGCTGGCGCTCGCGGCCGGCGCGGACGACGCCGCCTCCGCGATCGCGTCGCTGGTCGACACGAAGCCGCGCAACCGGGCCGAGGTCGCGGCCGTCCTGACGGTGCTCCGCAGCGCGGAGCACGCCGACGTCGCGCGCTTCCGTGCCCATCTCCTGGAGTGGGGCCTGCCCGGCTTCGACGAGGAGATCTCGGCAGTGCACGCCGAGCTCGAGATCGTGGCGGCGTCGACCGACGACGTCGACGCCGTGCTGGCGCGCACGACCGACCGTCTCCGGCAGCCCCTGCCGGTCGTCGCGCGTGGCCTGGACCGGCGCCGTGACTGGCAGCGGCTCGCGGACTACGCCGACCGGCGGATCGCGGCGGCGACCTCGATGTCCCAGCGGCGGGCGGCGGCGCTCGAGCTGCGCCGGGCCGCCTCGCGCGCGCTGAGCGCCGGCTACACCGAGCCCGCCCTGCGGCTCGCCGGCCAGGCCCTGGCGCGCTACCCGGACGACCGGTTCGCCCAGGAGACCTGGGCCAACGCCCACGACCAGCTGCGCGTGGAGCGCGAGGGCTGGGCCGCGCCGACGCCGGCCGCCCGGCCGCGCTTCGAGCCCCGCCCGCGTGCGGTGCTCTCGGTGCTCGCGCAGTCGCTGCCGCACAAGTCCGGCGGCTACGCGACCCGCTCGCACGGCATCCTGACCGGGCTGGCCGGCCTCGGCTGGGACGTCGAGGCCGTCACGCGCCTCGGCTTCCCGTACGACCGCTGGTCGAAGTCGGACCCCCGGCGGGTCGCCGACCACGACGTCGTGGACGGGATCCGCTACCACCGCGTCCTCGACGCGAGCGTGCCCGGCCCGTATCCGCAGTACCCGCTCACGTCGTACGTCGACCGGTACGCCGCGGCGCTCGTCGCCCATGCCCGGCGGCACCGCCCGGCGCTGCTCCACGCCTCGAGCTTCCACGTCAACGGGCTCGCCGCCCGTCAGGCCGCGGCCCAGCTCGGGGTGCCGTACGTCTACGAGATGCGCGGGCTCGAGTCGCTGATGAAGGTCTCCCGCGACCCGGCCTTCGCCGGCACCGACCGCAGCCGCTTCCTCGAGACCGTCGAGCTCGCGTCGTGCACGGGCGCCGCCAAGGTCTTCGTGATCACGGAGGCGCTGCGCCGCGAGATGGTGGCGCAGGGCGTCCCCGAGGACAAGCTGGTCGTCCTGCCCAACGGTGTCCACACACACCTCTTCCAGCCGCGCGAGCGCGACGCCGATCTCGAGCGCGATCTCGGCGTGCGCGGCAGGACCGTGATCGGGTACGCCGGGGGACTGGTGGACTACGAGGGCCTCGAGCTGCTCCTCGAGGCGGTCGCGCTGCTCAAGGCGCGGCGCGGGGGAGACGGCGCGCCGGACTTCCACCTGGTCGTGGTCGGGGACGGCCCGCACGAGTCCACCGTCCACGCCGCCGCCGACCGGCTCCGGTTGGGCGACGTGGTCACGTTCACCGGACGCGTGCCCCACGAGGAGGTCGGTCGGTACCTGTCGCTCTTCGACGTGACGCCGTTCCCGCGCCTGCCGCTCCCGGTCTGCGAGCTGATCTCGCCCATCAAGCCGTTCGAGTCGATGGCGATGGGCAAGGCGGTCGTCGTGTCCTCGGTCGCGGCGCTGACCGAGATCGTGTCGGACGGCACGACGGGCCTGGTGTTCGAGAAGGGTTCGGCCGACGATCTCGCGCGCGTCATCGAGCGTCTGCTCGACGACGCCAGTCTGAGGTCGAAGCTCGGCGAGTCGGCCAGGACCTGGGTCCAGAACGAACGTGACTGGTCCTCGCTGGTCGAGATCGTCGGCTCGACGTACGACCAGATCCTGGGGTGA
- a CDS encoding AlkA N-terminal domain-containing protein, whose product MSPTLETRTAPQMDGESCYRAVKSRDRRFDGVFYTAVRTTGIYCRPSCPARTPAFHNVTFHPSAASAQAAGYRACKRCLPDATPGSPDWDVAATAAGRAMRLIADGVVDREGVEGLADRVGYTSRHLGRILSAELGAGPLALARARRAQTARVLIETTDLTYADVAFAAGFSSVRQFNETVREVYASSPTDLRGRRGGRPATGTVVMRLAVRTPYAGRALLDFLALRAVPGVEAAGEGWYARTLALPHGSGTVRLEVPDVPEPGQTAFLTASFALEDLRDIGAATERVRRLLDADCDPVAVGDAFAGDPLIGQLVREWPGLRVPGHVDGHEVAVRAVFGQQVSVAGARTVAARLTALHGRPIAQPVDGLTHLFPDAATLASLDPEDLPMPRARGRALIALCAALASGEIALDRGPDRDDVRRALLALPGIGPWTADYVALRALGHPDVFLPTDIGIRDALVRLGRDPTDAARLADSWSPWRSYAQLYLWQTHTPKEH is encoded by the coding sequence ATGTCGCCGACCCTCGAGACGCGGACGGCTCCCCAGATGGATGGCGAGTCCTGCTACCGCGCGGTGAAGTCGCGCGACCGTCGCTTCGACGGCGTCTTCTACACGGCGGTCCGCACCACCGGCATCTACTGCCGTCCGTCGTGCCCGGCCCGGACCCCGGCCTTCCACAACGTCACCTTCCACCCGAGCGCGGCCTCGGCCCAGGCCGCCGGCTACCGCGCCTGCAAGCGCTGCCTGCCCGACGCGACGCCGGGGAGCCCCGACTGGGACGTCGCCGCGACCGCGGCCGGTCGGGCGATGCGGCTCATCGCCGACGGGGTCGTCGACCGCGAGGGCGTCGAGGGCCTGGCCGACCGGGTCGGCTACACGTCGCGCCACCTCGGCCGCATCCTCAGCGCCGAGCTCGGCGCCGGTCCGCTGGCGCTCGCCCGGGCCCGGCGGGCGCAGACCGCGCGGGTGCTCATCGAGACCACCGACCTCACGTACGCCGACGTCGCGTTCGCGGCCGGCTTCTCCAGCGTGCGGCAGTTCAACGAGACCGTCCGCGAGGTCTACGCGTCCTCGCCCACCGACCTGCGGGGGCGGCGCGGCGGTCGGCCCGCCACCGGGACGGTCGTGATGCGGCTGGCCGTGCGGACGCCGTACGCCGGACGGGCGCTGCTCGACTTCCTGGCCCTGCGGGCCGTGCCGGGCGTCGAGGCGGCGGGGGAGGGCTGGTACGCCCGGACCCTGGCGCTGCCGCACGGGTCGGGCACGGTGCGGCTGGAGGTCCCCGACGTGCCCGAGCCGGGGCAGACCGCCTTCTTGACGGCGTCGTTCGCCCTGGAGGACCTGCGCGACATCGGCGCCGCGACCGAACGCGTCCGGCGCCTCCTCGACGCCGACTGCGACCCGGTGGCCGTCGGCGACGCCTTCGCCGGCGACCCGCTGATCGGCCAGTTGGTGCGGGAGTGGCCGGGGCTGCGGGTGCCGGGTCACGTCGACGGCCACGAGGTCGCGGTCCGCGCGGTGTTCGGCCAGCAGGTCAGCGTCGCGGGCGCGCGCACCGTGGCCGCGCGGCTCACCGCGCTCCACGGCCGGCCGATCGCCCAGCCGGTCGACGGACTGACCCATCTCTTCCCGGACGCCGCGACCCTCGCGTCGCTCGATCCCGAGGACCTGCCGATGCCGCGGGCGCGTGGTCGGGCGCTGATCGCGCTGTGTGCCGCGCTGGCCTCCGGCGAGATCGCCCTGGACCGCGGGCCCGACCGCGACGACGTGCGACGTGCGCTGCTGGCGCTGCCCGGCATCGGCCCCTGGACGGCCGACTACGTCGCGCTGCGCGCGCTCGGTCATCCCGACGTCTTCCTGCCGACCGACATCGGCATCCGCGACGCGCTCGTCCGCCTCGGCCGGGACCCGACCGACGCGGCCCGGCTCGCCGACTCCTGGAGCCCGTGGCGGTCCTACGCCCAGCTCTACCTCTGGCAGACTCACACCCCGAAGGAGCACTGA
- a CDS encoding glycosyltransferase family 2 protein, with protein sequence MPVRDEERYLEESVRRVLDQAYEGEIEIVLAVAPGKDRTAEIAASLAARDPRIILVDNPDGGTPHALNAAIAASRHPYLVRVDAHGLLPPGYLHDVVHLLETTGAANVGGMMRVEGETPFGKAVAAAMSSPLGIGGSKFHVGGQPGPARTVYLGAFRRDVLVELGGFDEHYRRAQDWELNYRIRQAGHVVWFTPELAVTYRPRRDFAALRRQFFGSGQWRRQIVDEHPDTASFRYLAAPAVTAIVALGTLLGLVGAATLAGDLTVFAWLLAGFLAPVGYALGVLGASTLIGRGLPWRVQALLPLVVMTMHLSWGTGFLRSVPRPQRRLRVRRRLARADNA encoded by the coding sequence ATGCCGGTGCGCGACGAGGAGCGCTACCTCGAGGAGTCCGTGCGCCGCGTGCTCGACCAGGCCTACGAGGGCGAGATCGAGATCGTCCTGGCCGTCGCACCCGGCAAGGACCGGACCGCGGAGATCGCCGCGTCGCTGGCCGCTCGCGACCCGCGCATCATCCTCGTCGACAACCCCGATGGGGGCACCCCCCACGCGCTGAATGCCGCGATCGCGGCGTCTCGTCACCCGTACCTGGTCCGCGTGGACGCCCACGGCCTGCTGCCACCCGGCTACCTGCACGACGTCGTCCACCTGCTCGAGACCACCGGGGCCGCCAACGTCGGCGGCATGATGCGTGTCGAGGGCGAGACGCCGTTCGGCAAGGCCGTGGCCGCCGCGATGTCCTCCCCGCTCGGGATCGGCGGGTCGAAGTTCCACGTCGGCGGTCAGCCCGGCCCGGCGCGCACCGTCTACCTGGGCGCCTTCCGCCGCGACGTCCTCGTCGAGCTGGGGGGCTTCGACGAGCACTACCGCCGCGCTCAGGACTGGGAGCTCAACTACCGCATCCGACAGGCCGGCCACGTCGTCTGGTTCACCCCCGAGCTGGCGGTCACCTACCGGCCGCGGCGCGACTTCGCCGCCCTGCGGCGCCAGTTCTTCGGCTCCGGGCAGTGGCGCCGGCAGATCGTCGACGAGCACCCCGACACGGCGAGCTTCCGCTACCTCGCCGCGCCGGCCGTGACCGCGATCGTGGCGCTCGGCACCCTGCTCGGGCTCGTCGGTGCCGCGACCCTCGCCGGCGACCTGACCGTCTTCGCGTGGCTCCTCGCCGGGTTCCTGGCGCCTGTCGGCTACGCGCTCGGCGTCCTGGGGGCCAGCACCCTGATCGGGCGCGGCCTGCCGTGGCGGGTCCAGGCGCTCCTCCCGCTCGTGGTGATGACCATGCACCTGTCCTGGGGCACCGGGTTCCTCCGGTCCGTCCCCCGGCCGCAGCGCCGGCTCCGGGTACGGCGCCGGCTCGCTCGCGCAGACAACGCCTAG
- a CDS encoding glycosyltransferase, with protein MSALRDRVRRLRLVAEPTPSWQVPPAPGVARPDLGVAIAASDRLSAGLADQWRQRPVTPDAVAFGSADLLLVELVDGVVPGFGPPAEPEVVALLAAADRSSVPVVLWITSGRPPSGADRTAAVAGLIEAASVVFVADLLEAWQELVPHARLLAPAATARRLARDHRAGDGAEPRAVLVSAGPPDALAAGLVATAVAPALRPLVDQLDVLLLDHDLPARGVLPRPLTELAHTTRHTGVVDAIAAAAVVVDGPRRTPGDTWTVLEAAAAGTPVVSLAGLHLPEGLVAATPGGATEVRAEVVARLHQPELADREALVQRRAVLERHTFAHRAGELLAAVGRPEPTAAESTVSAVVPTNRPHEIDNVLASIGRQAHRSVELVLVLHGIELPAAELRARARDHGVPDLQVVEAPSHLTLGACLNRGAQVAGGDLIAKMDDDNYYGTHYLTDLVQALEAQGAGIAGKWAHYVWLRSTGAVVLRYPDFESAWARRIQGGTMLFTADVLRDLEFADLPRAVDSDILDRAITAGVPIWSADRFNFVSVRGDDRTTHTWTVEDATFFTASGRLAFYGDPRTHVEV; from the coding sequence GTGAGTGCTCTTCGAGATCGGGTACGCCGGCTCCGCCTCGTCGCCGAGCCCACGCCGAGCTGGCAGGTGCCACCCGCGCCTGGCGTCGCCCGCCCTGACCTCGGGGTCGCGATCGCTGCGTCGGACCGGCTCAGCGCGGGCCTCGCGGACCAGTGGCGCCAGCGGCCGGTCACGCCGGACGCCGTCGCGTTCGGCAGTGCCGACCTGCTGCTGGTCGAGCTCGTCGACGGTGTGGTCCCGGGCTTCGGCCCGCCGGCGGAGCCCGAGGTGGTCGCCCTGCTCGCGGCCGCCGACCGGTCGTCGGTCCCGGTGGTCCTCTGGATCACGTCCGGCCGGCCGCCCAGCGGCGCCGACCGCACCGCTGCCGTGGCGGGGCTGATCGAGGCGGCGAGCGTCGTCTTCGTCGCCGACCTCCTCGAGGCCTGGCAGGAGCTGGTCCCGCACGCCCGGCTGCTCGCGCCCGCGGCCACCGCCCGACGCCTCGCCCGTGACCACCGGGCCGGCGACGGTGCCGAGCCGCGGGCCGTCCTGGTGTCGGCCGGGCCCCCGGACGCCCTCGCCGCCGGTCTCGTCGCCACCGCCGTCGCCCCGGCGCTCCGGCCGCTGGTCGATCAGCTCGACGTGCTCCTGCTCGACCACGACCTGCCGGCACGCGGCGTGCTGCCACGCCCCCTCACGGAGCTGGCCCACACCACCCGGCACACGGGCGTCGTCGACGCCATCGCCGCGGCGGCGGTCGTGGTCGACGGGCCGCGCCGTACGCCCGGCGACACCTGGACGGTCCTCGAGGCCGCCGCCGCGGGCACGCCGGTCGTCTCCCTGGCCGGCCTGCACCTGCCCGAGGGCCTGGTTGCGGCCACCCCCGGCGGTGCCACCGAGGTCCGCGCCGAGGTCGTCGCGCGCCTCCACCAGCCCGAGCTGGCGGACCGTGAGGCGCTCGTCCAGCGTCGTGCGGTCCTCGAGCGCCACACGTTCGCCCACCGGGCGGGCGAGCTGCTCGCGGCGGTCGGTCGACCGGAGCCGACGGCGGCCGAGTCCACCGTCTCGGCGGTCGTCCCCACCAACCGGCCCCACGAGATCGACAACGTGCTCGCGTCGATCGGGCGACAGGCCCACCGCTCCGTGGAGCTCGTGCTCGTGCTGCACGGGATCGAGCTCCCGGCCGCCGAGCTGCGCGCCCGCGCCCGCGACCACGGCGTCCCCGACCTCCAGGTCGTCGAGGCGCCGAGCCACCTGACGCTCGGTGCCTGCCTCAACCGTGGCGCGCAGGTCGCCGGTGGCGACCTGATCGCCAAGATGGACGACGACAACTACTACGGGACGCACTACCTCACCGACCTGGTCCAGGCGCTCGAGGCGCAGGGCGCCGGGATCGCCGGCAAGTGGGCGCACTACGTGTGGCTGCGCAGCACGGGAGCCGTGGTGCTGCGCTACCCCGACTTCGAGAGCGCCTGGGCCCGTCGGATCCAGGGCGGGACGATGCTGTTCACCGCCGACGTGCTGCGCGACCTCGAGTTCGCCGACCTGCCGCGGGCCGTGGACTCCGACATCCTCGACCGGGCCATCACCGCCGGCGTGCCGATCTGGTCCGCCGACCGGTTCAACTTCGTCAGCGTCCGTGGCGACGACCGCACCACGCACACCTGGACGGTCGAGGACGCGACGTTCTTCACCGCATCGGGTCGGCTGGCGTTCTACGGCGATCCTCGAACCCACGTGGAGGTGTGA